In Prunus dulcis chromosome 2, ALMONDv2, whole genome shotgun sequence, a single genomic region encodes these proteins:
- the LOC117619916 gene encoding probable carboxylesterase 15 yields MISQKKLLHEVSGWLKVFEDGSTDRTWTGPSEVKFMVEPVQPHEEFINGVATRDVVVDKDSGLQLRIYLPEIKPRDEIKLPIILHFHGGGFCISRADWYMYYHMYTNLARSAKAIFVSVYLRLAPEHRLPAAIDDGWAALLWLQSLAQSDLYEPWLVDHADFNRVILLGDSTGGNIVHELAAQAGKVDLNHMRLTGGILIHPDFVRSTRSRSELEQPESPMLTLDMVDKFLSLALPMGSSKDHPITCPMGSGAPDLDTLKLPPFLLCIAEMDMIVDTEIEYYEAMKKAEKDVELLISPGVAHSFYLNKIAIEMDPQTASQTEILISRITEFISKH; encoded by the coding sequence ATGATCTCCCAGAAGAAGCTGCTCCATGAAGTGTCCGGTTGGCTTAAAGTCTTCGAAGATGGTTCGACTGACCGCACATGGACTGGACCCTCTGAGGTAAAGTTCATGGTCGAGCCGGTCCAACCCCATGAAGAATTCATCAATGGAGTTGCTACACGTGATGTGGTGGTCGACAAAGACTCAGGCCTTCAGCTACGAATCTATCTACCGGAGATAAAACCCAGGGACGAGATAAAGCTGCCCATAATCCTCCATTTCCATGGAGGTGGCTTTTGCATAAGCCGAGCTGATTGGTACATGTACTATCACATGTACACCAATCTTGCACGGTCAGCCAAGGCCATTTTTGTCTCTGTCTATCTAAGGCTCGCACCCGAGCACCGTCTTCCCGCTGCTATAGACGACGGATGGGCTGCTCTCCTCTGGCTTCAATCCCTTGCTCAAAGTGACTTGTACGAGCCATGGCTCGTGGATCACGCGGACTTCAACCGCGTGATCCTTCTAGGAGATAGCACAGGAGGAAACATTGTGCATGAGCTGGCCGCTCAAGCGGGGAAGGTGGATTTGAACCACATGAGGCTAACAGGTGGGATTCTTATCCACCCCGATTTCGTTCGATCCACGAGGAGCAGGTCGGAGTTGGAGCAGCCAGAGTCTCCTATGCTTACACTTGACATGGTGGACAAGTTTTTGAGCTTGGCACTTCCAATGGGGTCCAGCAAGGACCATCCTATAACTTGTCCGATGGGTTCCGGAGCACCAGATTTAGATACCCTGAAGCTTCCACCATTTCTTCTATGTATTGCTGAAATGGACATGATTGTAGATACTGAGATTGAATACTACGAAGCCATGAAGAAGGCTGAGAAGGATGTGGAGCTCTTGATTAGCCCTGGTGTGGCTCATAGCTTTTATCTTAATAAGATTGCCATTGAAATGGATCCGCAGACGGCTTCCCAAACTGAGATTCTGATTTCAAGGATCACAGAGTTCATCAGTAAGCACTAA